A region of Flavobacterium album DNA encodes the following proteins:
- the topA gene encoding type I DNA topoisomerase: protein MAKNLVIVESPAKAKTIEKFLGAGFQVESSFGHIADLPSKEIGVDVVNGFKPKYEVSSDKKALVKKLKDLSKSAEMVWLASDEDREGEAIAWHLAEELKLDKAKTKRIVFHEITKTAIQKAIENPRDINYDLVNAQQARRVLDRLVGYELSPVLWKKVKSGLSAGRVQSVSVRLIVEREREIQNFKAEGSYSITAEFVNEAGKSFKAKLPKNFATKQEAQDFLNKNIGSIYKVSDLETKPAKKSPAAPFTTSTLQQEAARKLYFPVGVTMMMAQRLYEAGLITYMRTDSVNLSQEAMGAAEAEIIRSYGKEFSKPRTYATKSKGAQEAHEAIRPTDMTRHTVNIDRDQARLYDLIWKRTVASQMSDAQLERTNVKIEANNHKELFTASGEVLLFEGFLKVYLEGNDDEDTEQEGMLPALQVNEKLLNNYITATERFSRPPARYTEAALVKKLEELGIGRPSTYAPTISTIINRNYVEKGNFEGHERKYSQLILKGASVTQQELSENVGSDKGKLVPTDIGIIVNDFLVNHFETILDYNFTAKVEQDFDEIASGNEDWTKMMTDFYGHFHPTVINVEKTAERESGERILGTDPKTGKPVSVRLGKFGAMAQIGDAEDENKQFASLLPEQNIGSITLDQALGLFLLPKNLGTYKGEEVEVNNGRFGPYVRFGKMFISLPKGEDPLDVTFERAQALISEKEQADAPIGMYEGQPVQKGVGRFGPFIKWNGMFINVSKKYNFDNLSQSDLENLIEDKLQKDVDKVIHNWEAEGIKVEKARWGRSVILKGKTKIELNKDIDAAKLTLDQVKAMIEEKAPAKKTAAKKAPAKKAPAKKTAAVKKK, encoded by the coding sequence ATGGCAAAGAATTTAGTGATCGTTGAGTCGCCTGCAAAGGCGAAAACCATAGAGAAATTTTTAGGGGCGGGCTTTCAGGTGGAGTCAAGCTTTGGCCACATTGCCGACCTTCCGAGCAAGGAAATAGGAGTGGATGTGGTAAATGGCTTCAAACCAAAATATGAAGTATCCTCCGATAAAAAGGCGTTGGTCAAAAAGCTCAAAGATCTTTCTAAATCAGCCGAAATGGTTTGGCTGGCTTCCGATGAGGACCGCGAGGGTGAGGCTATTGCATGGCACCTGGCGGAAGAACTGAAACTGGACAAGGCAAAAACAAAGCGCATCGTTTTCCACGAGATCACCAAGACAGCCATACAAAAAGCGATAGAGAACCCAAGGGACATCAATTATGATCTTGTTAATGCACAACAGGCGCGCCGTGTGCTCGACAGGCTTGTGGGGTATGAGCTTTCGCCGGTGCTTTGGAAAAAGGTAAAAAGCGGGCTTTCGGCAGGAAGGGTACAATCGGTATCCGTTCGCCTGATCGTAGAGCGCGAGCGCGAGATACAAAATTTCAAAGCCGAGGGGTCTTACAGCATCACCGCCGAATTTGTAAATGAAGCAGGTAAGTCCTTTAAAGCAAAGCTTCCGAAAAATTTTGCGACCAAACAGGAAGCACAGGATTTTTTAAATAAAAATATAGGCTCTATATATAAGGTGTCGGACCTTGAGACCAAGCCGGCAAAAAAGTCGCCCGCAGCGCCGTTCACCACGTCAACCTTACAGCAGGAAGCAGCACGAAAATTGTATTTCCCTGTGGGAGTTACCATGATGATGGCACAGCGCCTGTATGAGGCCGGGCTTATAACCTACATGAGGACCGACAGCGTGAACCTTTCGCAGGAAGCGATGGGTGCGGCTGAAGCAGAGATTATAAGGTCGTACGGCAAGGAGTTCAGCAAGCCGCGTACTTATGCTACAAAAAGTAAGGGCGCACAGGAAGCGCACGAAGCCATCCGCCCTACAGACATGACCCGCCACACGGTGAATATCGACCGTGACCAGGCCAGGCTATATGACCTGATATGGAAGCGTACCGTAGCTTCGCAAATGAGCGATGCGCAACTGGAACGTACTAACGTAAAGATAGAAGCCAACAACCACAAAGAGCTGTTTACCGCATCGGGCGAAGTGCTTTTGTTCGAAGGCTTCCTTAAAGTGTACCTGGAAGGCAACGATGATGAGGATACGGAACAGGAAGGGATGCTGCCTGCACTACAGGTAAATGAGAAATTATTGAATAATTATATTACGGCAACCGAGCGCTTTTCGAGGCCGCCTGCCCGCTATACCGAGGCTGCATTGGTTAAAAAGCTCGAGGAGCTTGGTATCGGCCGCCCGTCTACGTATGCACCTACGATTTCTACCATCATCAACAGGAATTATGTTGAGAAAGGTAACTTCGAGGGTCATGAAAGGAAATACAGCCAGCTTATATTGAAAGGCGCTTCGGTGACGCAGCAGGAGCTTTCTGAAAACGTAGGTTCTGATAAAGGGAAGCTCGTGCCAACCGATATAGGTATTATTGTAAATGACTTCCTCGTTAACCATTTCGAAACGATACTTGATTATAACTTTACCGCCAAGGTAGAGCAGGATTTTGACGAGATAGCTTCGGGCAATGAGGACTGGACGAAAATGATGACCGATTTTTACGGGCATTTCCATCCAACCGTTATAAATGTTGAAAAAACAGCCGAACGCGAATCAGGCGAAAGGATATTGGGCACTGACCCGAAAACAGGCAAGCCGGTGAGCGTGCGTTTGGGTAAATTCGGTGCAATGGCCCAGATTGGCGATGCTGAAGATGAGAACAAGCAGTTCGCAAGCTTGTTGCCGGAGCAGAATATAGGCAGTATCACGCTCGACCAGGCACTTGGATTGTTCCTGCTGCCAAAGAACCTTGGTACTTACAAAGGAGAAGAAGTAGAAGTGAACAATGGTCGTTTCGGTCCGTATGTGCGCTTTGGCAAAATGTTCATTTCACTCCCTAAAGGCGAAGACCCGCTCGATGTTACTTTTGAAAGGGCACAGGCGCTGATCAGCGAAAAAGAGCAGGCCGATGCGCCTATCGGTATGTATGAAGGGCAGCCGGTACAGAAAGGTGTTGGGCGTTTCGGGCCATTCATCAAATGGAACGGCATGTTCATCAATGTGAGCAAAAAATACAATTTCGATAACCTTTCGCAATCCGACCTTGAAAACCTTATTGAAGATAAACTTCAGAAAGATGTTGATAAGGTGATCCACAACTGGGAAGCCGAAGGCATAAAGGTAGAAAAAGCCCGTTGGGGGCGCTCTGTTATCCTGAAAGGGAAAACCAAGATCGAGCTCAACAAAGATATAGACGCCGCAAAGCTTACCCTCGACCAGGTAAAAGCCATGATAGAGGAGAAGGCTCCGGCAAAGAAA